The Bremerella cremea genome window below encodes:
- a CDS encoding tetratricopeptide repeat protein — protein MERNLDQEVDSQGQLDRGCRCWQGSLAAAVSRSVAFVFLLMFSWIVEAAPPEEVPLSRRLPVPTSLQKASEDKIIPLSLTPPSNAINDARFSQPQASLLPSEANSDQGPSLIPPIAEEIPPSKPIRLPQGADPNISNNLQRQVLLEAARNAVALGDLKVAAQRFETLLKSYPHDMEGRLEYAGILLRLDRQQEAIANYRQVLVLDPQNTKASLTLADLLIGQHQFDEANALLTKQLHIEPNNVSVALRLANVLLQMGKRAAAMETLHHSVLKIQLSNADRLSAAMLLRALNDPAAALQMLEPLIQHQTLSHDGLTLALRCLASLGNFEAMQQLAAQYGEDNPENISKMLELSGELLDEEDSLAALFLLEAITAELQTDSDVLTLLARARVAQYQLPLAQQMLEEFGHLIPERERILLWGEILQRSGNYLEAISDFEQILLEEPNNRRAVYGKAQVLQALGQYGGAEATLRCYAQAFPQELGPRFRLAQLLIDQQQLGQAEFIYQEIISQEPGVVFAYRALLNLLIRQHRYDQAAALIDQLQRTRPFEPLLMSTLRIEQGLLFVKLGQAIEAMELLRNHEPASRTLLPDGFLVMYQAACFIGEPSQIESAKASLLGCCGQSLELSVRMSDEALAQCLDSLAACILEQANQMSSSQISIAVRLADAYAAGSCMPDLCRAEELYRSVIALSPTNARARIGLARVLLKMDQPVESDAVYARLDQDMPTFVTARREYARVTYAVHGRRAGDAVYAALLRDAPSAASMPVQSVHVGPALTLTARQPAPMDVASAISLERQAKSWKDWRPTQAICDYQSLIAVEPANEDAYFDLGQQYLEKQRTCAAMNTYKELLCVNPCSEPARIALSGISRSTQPRGTFDFLYFGQSGRNGLANINRVSLEWGAEIPLGDADQFLRFDYAHLVYDPKTTGTVLGNSFGAGIHQRFWEDFRYFAEVDVQVFDEGFSPRPVFDTGVSVDTWFDGRFELGGFLQNVAENSQSIAQDIYMGGGRLAGSMMPTSWWTMQSRYRFSGYSDHNFRHDLFVHNRFQLMKAPNELNFLADYDFLSFDEGSIFGPGPGIDGTIHPYFAPSGFSQVSLGFEYKWHLGRYDFEGAPQRWVSLEYRAQWDSQGQFYNIGRVRGYWDICGRLAAGAETSLTRSAVYNNDVAYAYLILWFP, from the coding sequence ATGGAGAGGAATCTCGATCAAGAAGTGGACAGTCAGGGTCAACTCGACCGAGGATGTCGCTGCTGGCAGGGTTCGCTAGCAGCCGCCGTTTCTCGCTCTGTTGCTTTCGTTTTTCTGCTGATGTTTTCGTGGATCGTCGAAGCGGCCCCGCCGGAGGAAGTTCCTTTATCTCGAAGACTTCCGGTGCCCACATCGCTGCAGAAAGCCAGCGAGGATAAGATCATTCCGCTATCGCTTACACCTCCTAGTAATGCGATAAACGATGCGCGATTCTCCCAGCCACAAGCATCTTTACTACCAAGCGAAGCCAACTCGGATCAGGGGCCCAGCCTCATACCGCCGATCGCCGAAGAGATCCCACCGAGCAAGCCGATAAGGCTACCCCAGGGGGCCGATCCGAACATCAGCAACAATCTCCAACGCCAGGTGTTGCTTGAGGCGGCCCGCAATGCGGTGGCCCTGGGCGACTTGAAGGTGGCGGCCCAGCGTTTCGAGACATTGCTCAAGAGCTATCCCCATGACATGGAGGGACGCCTGGAATATGCGGGCATCCTTCTTCGTTTGGATCGCCAACAGGAAGCGATTGCCAATTATCGCCAGGTTTTGGTGTTGGATCCGCAGAACACGAAAGCCTCGCTCACCTTGGCTGACTTGCTGATTGGTCAGCATCAGTTCGACGAGGCAAACGCTCTCCTGACTAAGCAACTGCATATAGAGCCCAACAATGTTTCAGTGGCACTCCGGTTGGCAAATGTCCTGCTGCAGATGGGGAAACGGGCCGCAGCGATGGAAACGCTGCATCACTCGGTCTTGAAAATCCAGCTCTCCAATGCCGATCGCCTCTCGGCTGCGATGTTGCTTCGCGCCTTGAACGATCCCGCCGCAGCGCTCCAAATGCTAGAGCCGTTGATCCAGCATCAAACGCTTAGTCACGATGGACTTACGCTGGCGCTGCGGTGCCTGGCATCGTTGGGGAATTTCGAGGCCATGCAGCAACTGGCCGCCCAGTATGGAGAAGACAACCCGGAAAATATCAGCAAGATGCTGGAACTGAGCGGTGAACTGCTGGACGAAGAAGATTCGCTGGCCGCGCTCTTCCTACTGGAAGCCATCACGGCGGAACTCCAGACCGATAGCGATGTCTTGACCCTTCTGGCTCGAGCACGCGTTGCTCAATATCAATTGCCGCTCGCCCAACAAATGCTCGAAGAGTTCGGACATCTGATTCCGGAAAGAGAACGCATCTTGCTTTGGGGCGAGATTTTGCAACGTTCCGGTAACTATCTTGAGGCGATCTCTGACTTCGAACAGATCCTGCTAGAGGAACCGAACAACCGGCGAGCCGTTTACGGGAAAGCCCAGGTGCTGCAAGCATTGGGGCAGTATGGCGGCGCAGAAGCGACACTGCGTTGCTACGCACAAGCCTTTCCTCAAGAACTGGGGCCTCGATTTCGCCTGGCCCAACTGTTGATCGATCAGCAGCAACTCGGACAAGCCGAGTTCATCTATCAAGAGATCATCTCCCAAGAGCCTGGCGTTGTGTTTGCCTATCGAGCGCTGCTGAATCTCTTGATTCGTCAACATCGCTATGATCAAGCTGCGGCACTGATCGATCAACTTCAGCGTACACGCCCCTTCGAACCGCTGCTGATGTCGACCCTTCGCATCGAACAGGGACTTTTGTTCGTAAAGCTGGGCCAGGCGATCGAAGCGATGGAACTGCTGAGAAACCATGAGCCTGCCTCGCGAACGTTGCTGCCAGATGGTTTCTTGGTGATGTATCAGGCCGCATGTTTCATTGGCGAGCCAAGTCAGATTGAATCTGCCAAGGCAAGCCTGTTGGGATGCTGCGGTCAATCATTGGAACTCTCTGTACGGATGTCGGACGAGGCACTCGCGCAGTGCCTCGACTCGCTGGCGGCGTGTATTCTCGAACAAGCCAATCAAATGAGCTCGAGTCAGATCTCGATCGCCGTTCGCTTGGCAGATGCTTACGCGGCAGGCAGTTGCATGCCTGACTTGTGCCGAGCGGAAGAGCTGTATCGTAGTGTCATCGCTCTTTCACCAACCAATGCCCGAGCTCGGATAGGGCTCGCCCGAGTTCTCTTGAAGATGGATCAACCGGTCGAGTCGGATGCCGTCTATGCTCGGTTGGATCAAGATATGCCGACCTTTGTCACCGCCCGCCGCGAGTATGCTCGCGTGACGTATGCCGTTCATGGTCGCAGGGCAGGGGACGCGGTCTATGCCGCGCTGCTACGCGATGCTCCGTCGGCAGCTTCAATGCCGGTTCAATCTGTGCATGTGGGGCCTGCGTTGACGCTTACCGCTCGACAGCCTGCTCCGATGGACGTGGCCAGTGCGATCTCATTGGAACGCCAGGCGAAGTCGTGGAAAGATTGGCGTCCGACTCAGGCAATCTGCGACTACCAATCGTTAATCGCGGTAGAGCCAGCGAACGAAGATGCCTATTTCGATCTGGGGCAGCAGTACCTGGAAAAGCAGCGTACCTGTGCGGCGATGAATACCTACAAGGAACTGCTCTGCGTTAACCCTTGTAGCGAGCCGGCCCGAATTGCCTTATCAGGCATCAGCCGCAGCACGCAGCCCCGCGGGACGTTCGACTTCCTCTACTTCGGACAAAGTGGTCGTAACGGGCTGGCCAATATCAATCGTGTCTCTCTGGAATGGGGAGCCGAAATTCCACTCGGCGATGCCGATCAGTTCCTCCGCTTCGACTACGCTCACCTGGTGTACGATCCGAAGACGACCGGCACCGTTCTGGGGAATTCCTTTGGGGCCGGTATTCACCAGCGATTCTGGGAAGACTTTCGCTACTTCGCCGAGGTCGATGTTCAGGTTTTTGATGAAGGGTTCTCACCTCGGCCGGTGTTCGACACGGGAGTCTCGGTCGACACGTGGTTTGATGGCCGCTTTGAACTAGGTGGCTTTCTGCAGAATGTCGCCGAGAATAGCCAGTCGATTGCTCAAGACATCTACATGGGTGGCGGGCGACTGGCGGGAAGCATGATGCCGACGTCGTGGTGGACGATGCAAAGCCGATATCGTTTCAGTGGCTACTCTGATCACAACTTTCGTCACGACCTGTTCGTGCACAATCGCTTCCAGCTGATGAAGGCCCCGAACGAGCTCAACTTTCTGGCCGATTACGACTTTCTCTCGTTCGACGAAGGTTCCATCTTCGGGCCTGGACCTGGGATCGACGGGACGATTCATCCCTATTTCGCTCCGTCGGGGTTTTCGCAAGTCAGCCTTGGGTTTGAGTACAAGTGGCATCTGGGACGCTACGACTTTGAAGGAGCGCCGCAGCGTTGGGTCTCGCTCGAGTATCGTGCCCAATGGGACTCGCAAGGGCAGTTCTATAACATCGGTCGAGTGCGTGGCTATTGGGACATCTGCGGCCGCCTGGCAGCCGGGGCCGAAACGAGCCTTACCCGTTCGGCGGTCTACAATAACGACGTTGCTTATGCCTACCTGATTCTATGGTTCCCATAG
- the eno gene encoding phosphopyruvate hydratase produces MFIQDVSAQEVLDSRGNPTVESCVTLEDGTFGTAIVPSGASTGEREAVELRDGDKKRYGGKGVKKAVENVEAKISPALIGTNVLHQREIDRLMIELDGTPNKAKLGANAMLAVSLAAARAAANALGLPLYRYLGGCNASLLPVPCMNVINGGKHADNTVDFQEFMIAPHNAPSFAEAIRMGMETFHALKSILKNKGYSTGVGDEGGFAPDLKSNVEAVEIILQAISAAGYQPGGDISICIDPASSEMWDEGQYLFFKSDKSKKTSDEMVDLWKSWAGQYPIVLLEDGMAENDWEGWKTLTSELGGKIELVGDDIFCTNSKILTKGIEQGVGNSILIKVNQIGTLTETLDTVELARKNNYNCFISHRSGETEDTTIADLTVATRAGHIKTGSGCRSERVAKFNQFLRIERQLGKDAQFAGRKAFKY; encoded by the coding sequence ATGTTCATTCAGGATGTGTCTGCCCAGGAAGTTCTCGATTCTCGCGGCAATCCAACCGTAGAAAGTTGTGTCACGCTGGAAGACGGAACCTTCGGTACGGCGATCGTGCCGTCCGGAGCGTCGACTGGCGAGCGGGAGGCGGTTGAACTGAGAGATGGCGACAAGAAGCGGTACGGCGGCAAGGGCGTGAAGAAAGCGGTCGAGAACGTCGAAGCGAAAATCTCGCCGGCCTTGATTGGCACGAACGTATTGCACCAACGGGAAATCGATCGGTTGATGATCGAGCTCGACGGGACGCCCAACAAGGCTAAACTTGGCGCCAACGCCATGCTTGCCGTTTCGCTGGCTGCAGCCCGGGCAGCCGCCAACGCGCTTGGTCTGCCGCTCTATCGTTATCTCGGTGGCTGCAACGCCTCGCTATTGCCGGTCCCCTGCATGAATGTGATCAACGGCGGCAAGCATGCTGACAACACGGTTGATTTTCAAGAGTTCATGATTGCTCCCCACAATGCCCCCAGTTTTGCCGAAGCGATTCGCATGGGAATGGAAACCTTCCACGCGTTGAAAAGCATCCTGAAAAACAAAGGTTACAGTACCGGCGTCGGTGATGAAGGCGGCTTCGCCCCTGACCTGAAGTCGAACGTCGAAGCGGTGGAAATCATTCTGCAAGCGATTTCCGCAGCCGGATATCAACCAGGCGGCGACATTTCGATTTGTATTGATCCGGCCTCCAGCGAAATGTGGGACGAAGGCCAGTACCTGTTCTTCAAGTCGGATAAGTCAAAGAAGACTTCCGACGAGATGGTCGATCTATGGAAGTCGTGGGCGGGGCAATATCCGATTGTGTTGCTGGAAGACGGAATGGCCGAAAATGATTGGGAAGGCTGGAAGACACTCACCAGCGAACTTGGCGGCAAAATCGAACTCGTGGGAGACGATATCTTCTGCACGAACTCGAAGATTCTAACGAAAGGAATCGAACAAGGCGTCGGCAACTCGATCCTGATCAAGGTGAATCAAATCGGCACGCTCACCGAAACACTAGACACCGTCGAGCTGGCCCGTAAGAACAACTACAACTGCTTCATCTCCCATCGCTCTGGCGAGACGGAAGACACGACGATCGCCGACCTGACGGTGGCAACCAGAGCTGGGCACATTAAGACCGGTTCTGGCTGCCGCAGCGAACGCGTCGCCAAATTCAACCAGTTTTTGCGGATCGAACGCCAACTCGGTAAGGACGCCCAGTTTGCGGGCCGCAAGGCCTTCAAGTACTAA
- a CDS encoding sigma-70 family RNA polymerase sigma factor yields the protein MLNENQQIRFTQLWTDVQPVVSQFVASLIKDQWAVRDVVQNTSLTLLKKFTEYDEMQPFLPWALGIAKFEVLSHRRDSARDRLVCNPEFLEQYTKSWAELAPRMTDEITALQACVSELKGRPRKILELQIRDNQTSETIADKLNLSAANVRKILSRTRQSLKDCIVRKLAISGESA from the coding sequence ATGCTTAACGAAAATCAGCAAATTCGATTTACACAGCTTTGGACGGACGTTCAGCCGGTTGTGAGTCAGTTCGTGGCGTCGTTGATTAAAGATCAATGGGCAGTTCGCGATGTGGTCCAGAATACTTCGCTCACACTGCTAAAAAAGTTCACGGAGTACGATGAAATGCAACCATTCCTCCCATGGGCGCTAGGCATCGCGAAATTCGAAGTCCTCAGTCACCGTCGAGACTCTGCTCGCGATCGCCTGGTCTGCAATCCAGAATTCCTTGAACAATACACGAAGAGTTGGGCTGAGCTCGCGCCGCGTATGACTGACGAAATAACAGCGTTGCAGGCATGTGTCAGCGAACTCAAAGGCCGACCGCGAAAGATTCTGGAGTTACAAATTCGAGACAATCAGACTTCGGAAACGATCGCGGACAAACTAAACCTATCTGCGGCGAACGTTCGCAAAATTCTCTCACGAACACGCCAGTCACTTAAGGATTGCATAGTGCGCAAGTTGGCAATCTCGGGAGAATCCGCATGA
- a CDS encoding FecR family protein, whose protein sequence is MSAEIDDLIERWLEGSLNAEQEKELQNWLQSDPQNMQSFTEANIRHQILQDAIRSELVTNEIKGTSSASAKRSTFAWKQSLAIATGIAACLLIVLFVLRPNKNGNSERTPFVTVAMVEDPGSDLTVGDRISAQAIIIQTGLVRLQFDDGVEVTLQGPARYELISPGRTRLDRGLLTATVPPGAEGFKVDTPMAEVIDLGTAFGIQLDDDGRALISVFDGEVEVHSGDDSETRLVREGEAVEVASLKTILESKFDTSPYEKLWPASSGIAGSSGAFKYAPPWPRRMGRIQSDENLMVLQEGYAQTLDAPLTVNVVAPGTYRHDSQLIDQEIPAGTRVKSFLLQFRPANDNEAESSVQRSRPNPDDIKRITGDITFDRPVLGLIVRGDDLRSSDGRFSVRGGQVPQKGRSLELFGTPRDDVLTLSKDRRTISLDLAAFGQFNDQVRVIVDESLEQ, encoded by the coding sequence ATGAGTGCCGAGATCGACGACCTGATTGAGCGATGGCTGGAAGGCTCTCTCAATGCCGAGCAAGAGAAAGAACTTCAGAACTGGTTGCAGTCAGATCCCCAAAACATGCAATCCTTCACTGAGGCAAACATCCGCCACCAGATTCTGCAAGATGCAATCCGTAGCGAACTTGTGACTAACGAGATTAAAGGAACGTCTTCAGCTTCTGCCAAACGCTCAACATTTGCCTGGAAACAGTCCCTTGCCATAGCGACAGGCATCGCCGCCTGCCTGCTAATCGTCTTGTTCGTGTTACGCCCGAACAAGAATGGCAACTCCGAACGAACTCCATTCGTGACGGTCGCAATGGTCGAAGATCCTGGCAGCGATCTTACCGTCGGCGATCGGATCAGCGCCCAGGCCATCATCATTCAAACTGGATTGGTGCGGCTTCAATTTGACGATGGGGTCGAGGTGACGCTGCAGGGACCCGCTAGATATGAACTTATCTCACCAGGCCGCACTCGCCTGGACCGGGGACTCTTGACCGCCACTGTTCCCCCAGGAGCAGAGGGTTTCAAGGTCGATACGCCAATGGCAGAAGTTATTGACTTGGGAACAGCGTTCGGAATTCAACTGGACGACGACGGGAGGGCATTAATCTCTGTGTTCGATGGTGAAGTCGAAGTCCACTCGGGCGACGATTCCGAAACGCGTCTGGTTCGCGAAGGCGAAGCCGTAGAGGTCGCTAGTTTGAAAACCATTCTGGAATCGAAATTCGATACCTCGCCTTATGAGAAGTTGTGGCCTGCTTCATCAGGAATTGCTGGCTCAAGCGGAGCGTTCAAATACGCACCACCATGGCCTCGACGCATGGGACGGATTCAAAGTGACGAAAACCTCATGGTTTTGCAGGAAGGCTACGCGCAAACGCTGGACGCACCTCTCACTGTTAATGTGGTCGCTCCGGGAACATACCGACATGATTCGCAATTGATTGATCAGGAAATCCCGGCAGGAACTCGTGTTAAGAGTTTCCTGCTTCAGTTTCGCCCTGCGAATGATAACGAGGCAGAGAGTTCCGTTCAACGAAGTCGTCCCAACCCTGATGACATTAAACGGATTACCGGAGACATCACGTTTGACCGTCCGGTATTGGGTTTGATCGTGCGTGGGGACGACCTGCGATCCAGCGATGGCCGGTTCTCGGTACGTGGGGGACAAGTCCCTCAAAAAGGCCGATCGCTCGAATTGTTTGGGACACCTCGTGATGACGTACTCACGCTCAGCAAGGATCGACGAACTATTTCACTCGATCTGGCTGCTTTTGGACAATTCAACGATCAGGTTCGCGTCATTGTGGATGAATCGCTGGAGCAATAA
- a CDS encoding PSD1 and planctomycete cytochrome C domain-containing protein — protein MTFNATQVSGEEKLSKDQLAFFETKIRPVLVENCYACHSEKANENQGGLLLDSREGMRRGGDSGPAVVPENLSASLLIAAIRYSSDDLQMPPEDNGGKLPAHVIRDFETWVRMGAPDPRDGPAKIVSSYDTSDANSWWSFQPIKRVMPSSMSVASPHEAWPRTDIDKFIAAKWESNGLTPVGDAEPTVLLRRLRFDLTGLPPSQKEMADFLSQWQKAPAARQELLENTVDRLLDSREFAERWGRHWLDVARYAESSGKDVNLVYPHAWRYRDYVIDAFDKDKPFDVFLREQIAGDLLPAKNESERAEHLIATAFLALGENPINERNAKQFAVDLADDQIAVVSQAFLGQTVACARCHDHRFDPITQRDYTALAGIFLSTETKYGTAGAVGGRNRAGLIELPAGANLPVVGNGMSSAETSGKQRKLERLKEQQRSARAQRANGGRATDRLTDFDIVRINTQISQLEFELSIINEDGSAKALAMGVADRPVSLPEIRRPGRPERPRSPQNGRPMRPGQRMPPNRQMRPGQPMQAGANREQMQQRGRNQASGFEQIGDSPLFLRGNIENEGQEVPRGIPALLGSGEDILIRRGSGRLQLAEALVSPDNTLTSRVIVNRTWHWLFGRGIVASVDNFGTSGAEPSHPELLDYLADRFVQNGWSMKDLIREITLSRVYQLSSSYDAVNFAADPDNSYLWRHTSRRLEAEELRDAILSAAGRLDLSPEPASLIGRAGDGPIGGLRFQAVTLDEIGGADHQFRSIYLPATRSVQPAVLADFDPPDSSATDGAREATNVPSQALFMLNSEFVAQQSQHLADTALRKYPGRSVSSSVPQRLEFVFQSILNRAPTEHETQAARRLLGEFDTPRQAWTSIVRSLFASAEFRFID, from the coding sequence ATGACTTTTAACGCGACCCAGGTGAGCGGTGAGGAGAAGCTATCGAAAGACCAGTTGGCATTCTTTGAGACGAAGATTCGCCCTGTGCTTGTCGAGAACTGCTATGCATGCCACTCGGAAAAAGCAAATGAGAATCAGGGAGGGTTGCTGCTGGACTCGCGTGAAGGGATGCGTCGTGGTGGCGACTCTGGACCGGCTGTCGTTCCTGAAAATCTCTCTGCAAGTCTGCTGATTGCAGCCATCCGCTATTCCAGCGATGACTTGCAAATGCCGCCTGAGGACAATGGTGGCAAACTACCGGCTCATGTGATACGTGATTTTGAAACTTGGGTACGAATGGGTGCTCCCGACCCACGTGATGGACCAGCCAAAATCGTCAGCAGTTACGACACATCGGACGCCAATTCGTGGTGGTCTTTCCAACCGATCAAGCGAGTAATGCCGTCTTCAATGTCAGTCGCTTCACCGCATGAAGCTTGGCCAAGGACTGACATCGACAAATTCATCGCGGCAAAATGGGAATCAAACGGACTGACGCCGGTTGGTGACGCTGAACCGACGGTGTTGCTACGCAGGCTACGCTTCGATTTGACTGGACTTCCACCGAGCCAAAAAGAAATGGCGGACTTCTTGTCACAGTGGCAGAAGGCCCCCGCGGCGAGGCAAGAGTTGCTTGAGAATACCGTCGACCGCCTGCTCGACTCACGAGAATTTGCAGAGCGGTGGGGACGTCACTGGCTTGATGTTGCTCGCTATGCGGAATCATCAGGCAAAGACGTTAATCTCGTCTACCCTCATGCGTGGCGATATCGCGACTATGTTATTGACGCGTTCGATAAGGATAAGCCGTTCGACGTTTTTTTACGCGAGCAGATCGCGGGAGATCTATTACCGGCGAAGAATGAATCCGAACGAGCCGAACACCTCATTGCCACAGCCTTTCTCGCACTTGGTGAAAATCCAATTAATGAGCGCAATGCCAAGCAATTCGCCGTTGATTTGGCGGATGATCAGATAGCCGTTGTCTCTCAAGCATTCCTCGGACAGACGGTCGCGTGTGCTCGCTGTCACGACCATCGTTTCGATCCGATTACTCAGCGAGATTATACGGCACTGGCGGGAATTTTCCTTTCCACAGAAACGAAGTACGGAACGGCAGGCGCCGTGGGGGGCCGGAACCGTGCGGGACTGATCGAACTACCTGCAGGTGCAAACCTACCAGTTGTCGGCAATGGAATGAGTTCCGCAGAAACTTCCGGCAAGCAAAGAAAGTTGGAAAGACTCAAGGAACAGCAACGCTCTGCCCGTGCCCAACGTGCGAACGGTGGACGTGCGACAGATAGACTGACCGATTTTGATATCGTACGAATCAACACACAGATTTCACAACTAGAATTCGAACTGAGCATTATCAACGAGGATGGTTCAGCGAAGGCACTTGCGATGGGTGTCGCAGATCGCCCTGTTTCGCTTCCCGAAATTCGGCGTCCCGGTCGACCGGAACGTCCTCGCAGTCCGCAAAATGGACGACCAATGCGCCCCGGGCAACGCATGCCTCCTAATCGGCAGATGAGACCGGGGCAGCCGATGCAAGCGGGAGCGAACCGGGAGCAGATGCAACAGCGTGGACGGAACCAAGCGAGCGGATTTGAACAGATCGGGGACAGCCCCCTGTTTCTCCGTGGCAACATTGAAAACGAAGGACAGGAGGTCCCAAGAGGGATTCCCGCACTCCTTGGATCAGGAGAAGACATCCTAATTCGCCGCGGTAGCGGACGTTTGCAACTCGCAGAGGCGCTTGTTTCTCCCGATAACACCCTCACTTCGCGAGTCATCGTCAACCGGACCTGGCACTGGCTGTTCGGACGCGGAATCGTCGCAAGTGTCGACAACTTTGGCACCTCCGGCGCTGAGCCCTCTCATCCTGAATTGCTCGACTATCTCGCAGATCGCTTCGTTCAGAACGGTTGGTCCATGAAAGATCTCATCCGAGAGATCACACTCAGTCGCGTCTATCAGCTGTCATCATCCTACGACGCTGTAAACTTTGCTGCCGATCCAGATAACTCCTACCTGTGGCGACACACTTCGCGACGCCTTGAGGCGGAAGAGTTACGGGACGCAATCCTATCGGCAGCGGGGAGACTTGATCTATCGCCCGAACCAGCATCGCTAATCGGGCGAGCCGGTGACGGGCCAATCGGAGGGCTTCGATTTCAAGCTGTGACGCTCGATGAAATAGGTGGTGCGGATCACCAGTTCCGGTCGATCTACCTGCCGGCGACTCGCAGTGTGCAACCGGCAGTCCTCGCTGATTTTGATCCGCCGGACAGTTCCGCAACGGATGGAGCCCGCGAGGCAACCAATGTTCCGTCACAGGCTTTATTCATGCTCAATAGTGAATTTGTCGCACAGCAGTCGCAACATTTGGCGGATACAGCGTTGCGTAAATACCCTGGACGATCGGTTTCCTCATCCGTCCCACAGCGACTTGAATTCGTATTTCAGAGCATTCTCAACCGTGCTCCGACGGAGCATGAAACGCAAGCGGCCCGGCGTCTACTCGGTGAATTTGATACCCCTCGTCAGGCATGGACCAGTATCGTGCGGAGCCTCTTTGCTTCTGCAGAATTTCGCTTTATCGATTAG
- a CDS encoding DUF1501 domain-containing protein, with protein MNRSTCSTIEKLYTRRDVLQRSACGFGWLAFAGMAGRTALSAQSTQTQGPLAPKVPTLPQRAKRVIFLCMSGAPSHVDLLDYKPRLNRDTGKPGPRAGSQLLGSKWRFSQHGQSGHWMSELLPKLAQQADKLCIVPSMQTDLPAHPQAFIKLHTGTAQFVRPSMGAWTLYGLGTENQNLPGFVSLTPPSGFGGATNYGSSFLPAIYQGTRIGQNDRPIRHASVANLQGRSSRSDQRAELDFIQTLNRDKQNRDSVNPDVEGVIQSYELAFRMQQEMPQVLDISRETSVTQHAYGIDKDPTDDMGRKCLLARRLVEAGVRFVEITHGNWDHHFDLNNKLQKSCREVDQPIAALLADLEQRDLLRDTLVVWTGEFGRTPYAEGQDGRDHNTKAFTMWMAGGGIKPGITYGRSDDYGYEAVENPVQIADLHATILATLGLDHKALTYRHAGRDFRLTDVKGNVIEEIMI; from the coding sequence ATGAACAGATCAACCTGCTCTACAATCGAAAAGCTGTACACACGCCGAGACGTTCTGCAGCGATCTGCTTGTGGGTTCGGGTGGCTCGCCTTTGCGGGGATGGCTGGTCGAACCGCTCTATCCGCTCAGTCGACGCAAACGCAAGGTCCACTGGCCCCCAAAGTCCCAACCCTGCCGCAGCGTGCCAAACGCGTTATCTTTCTCTGCATGAGCGGTGCTCCTTCGCACGTCGATCTGCTGGACTATAAACCACGACTCAATCGCGATACTGGCAAGCCAGGGCCTCGCGCCGGTTCGCAACTGCTCGGATCAAAATGGCGATTCTCGCAACATGGACAGAGTGGACATTGGATGTCGGAACTTCTTCCGAAGCTTGCTCAACAAGCGGACAAACTCTGCATTGTTCCTTCAATGCAAACCGACTTGCCCGCCCACCCACAAGCGTTTATCAAGCTCCACACAGGAACCGCTCAGTTCGTCAGACCGTCGATGGGCGCATGGACGCTGTATGGATTGGGAACCGAGAATCAGAACCTACCCGGCTTCGTCAGTCTCACACCGCCCAGCGGGTTCGGCGGAGCAACAAATTACGGTAGTTCGTTTCTTCCCGCGATTTATCAGGGGACGCGAATCGGCCAGAACGATCGACCGATTCGCCATGCGAGCGTCGCAAACCTACAGGGACGGTCCTCACGAAGCGATCAAAGAGCGGAACTTGATTTTATTCAAACACTCAACCGTGATAAGCAGAATCGAGATTCAGTGAATCCCGATGTCGAAGGGGTTATTCAGTCCTATGAGCTCGCATTTCGGATGCAGCAGGAGATGCCACAAGTTCTCGACATCTCGCGTGAGACCTCCGTCACGCAGCATGCTTATGGGATCGATAAAGATCCGACGGACGACATGGGACGGAAGTGTTTACTCGCGAGGAGACTCGTTGAAGCTGGAGTTCGCTTTGTCGAAATCACTCACGGAAACTGGGATCACCATTTCGACTTGAACAATAAACTCCAGAAGAGTTGCCGCGAAGTCGATCAGCCAATCGCTGCGTTGCTGGCTGATCTTGAGCAACGTGATCTGCTGCGCGACACGCTCGTTGTCTGGACAGGCGAATTTGGCCGAACTCCCTACGCTGAAGGCCAAGATGGACGAGACCATAATACGAAAGCCTTCACAATGTGGATGGCGGGCGGCGGCATCAAACCGGGCATTACCTACGGCCGCAGCGACGACTATGGCTACGAAGCCGTAGAAAATCCCGTTCAGATCGCCGACCTTCATGCCACGATTCTTGCAACCCTCGGTCTCGATCACAAAGCGCTCACCTACCGACATGCTGGCCGGGACTTTCGACTGACCGACGTTAAAGGAAACGTGATTGAGGAAATCATGATCTGA